A single window of Flavobacterium sp. 140616W15 DNA harbors:
- a CDS encoding VF530 family DNA-binding protein, translating to MQNQDKNPLHGITLQAILEKLVGYYGFDTLGELIPIKCFTSNPSIKSSLTFLRKTDWARKKVEDLYIKSIPKFPV from the coding sequence ATGCAAAATCAAGATAAAAATCCTTTACACGGAATAACACTTCAAGCAATACTCGAAAAATTAGTTGGTTACTATGGGTTTGATACTTTAGGTGAATTAATACCGATTAAATGTTTTACTTCAAATCCTAGTATAAAATCTAGTTTAACTTTCTTAAGAAAAACAGATTGGGCTAGGAAAAAAGTAGAGGATTTATATATTAAATCAATTCCTAAATTTCCAGTATAG